AAAAGTAAAAAATAAAAAGAAAAAGTTAGAATAATTATTCTTCTGCTTCTTCTTCAGCAGGTTCTTCTACTTTTTTCTCGAATTCATCTACGAATTCAACTTTTTCATAATCCATATTGTCCCAAATGTCTTTGGAAATTCTGAATCTTGCAAAAGTTACATCCATGTATGATTTTTGATCGAATCTGGTGATTTCATCTAATTTGATGCTTAATTTGTCACCATCGATTTTGATTTCGGTCTTATCCAAGTCCATGTTAGGGTAAGAGTAGTGTAACTCAATCATACTTTTGATCTTTTCTTCATCATCTTCAATGACTTCCACTACGGAAACATCATATTCTAAGTTTTTACCAGCTAATTCATGGTTGAAGTCAACTTTAACTCTTCCACCATTAACAGAAATGATTTTTCCAGTACCTGCATCTGCAGTAATTTTCATGCCTCTAACAGGGGTCATGCCTTGTTTTTTGAATTCTTTCATTGGAATTAATTGAATGAAATTAGGGTTTCTTTGACCAAAACCGTTTTCAGGAGTTACAGATACGTGAATAGCTTCTCCTGCTTCAGTACCGATAATTGCATCATCAATAGCTTTTAATAAATGATTTCCACCAACAATAATTGGAATTGGACCATAAACTTTATTTTCTACTAAAATACCTGCTTCTTCAGCGATGTCTTCAGAAGTGGTATCAAATACTTCATCAGTTTCTTTTATTTTACCAGTGAAATTTAATCTTACAAAATCTCCTTCTTTAATTGCCATAAATAATTCTCCTATAATCTTAATTATGAAAAACTATTACATAAAATGTAATTTAATAAAATTGAATAGTAAATTTAATAATTTAATATCAATATAAAATATTAGCTAATTAAAATTTTAAATTTTTAATTAATTAAATATTCATTATATATTTTTAATAAGTGATATTATATAATATTTACTAATTTAACAAAAAATTTTTAAAATTTAAAAAAAGAATTAATAAAAAATAAAAAAAGAACCCGTGAAAAGTAATAAAAAATCTGTAGAATCTTAAATAGCTTAATCAATCACTATATCCTTTACGTATTTATTCCCATTTTCGAAAACTTTTTCCTTGAATTCCTCTAAAACTGATTCATTTCTGTAATTCAAGACACGTACGGTGCTAGGATAAGTGTCAATATATTCTGAGATCATATCTGCATTGATCCTTGTTTCCAAAATGCTTAAGACCCTATTCTTAAAATGAGTGCTGAAACCATAAAAAATGGAATCCTCAATTTCTGATATTGATTCGAATGGTCTTGTCTGGCGCCTATTGATGAATTCATTTGCAAGTTTCTCATTAAAGAAATTTAATTTGAGCAATTCCTCAAAAGACAAATTGTTTGCAGAATCAATGATATTCTCTTCAACTCTCAAATCATGCAATGGAGCCCTATCCTCATTTATTTCCCTTTCCAATATCCTAATTGTTTCACTTGGCAGCATTGACTTGACAGAGTCCAAATTATTCTCAGAACATGCCTTACGGATTAATGTTCCGCTAACGCCTTCAATACGTGGAACAAAAATAAATTTATCCTTAAAGTCAAAGCCTATCTTCTTCAATGATTTGGAAAATGACACTATGACATAATTGTCCTCTTCCAGTTTTCCATTATAGATTACTTCCTTGGTGTCCATATCAACAATTCTATAAGGCTTTGGAGCTACGCCATGACCTAAGGAAATCCTCTCTAAAATCTTTTCATAGCCATCAAAAGGCCTATATCCTCTTGGAATGAAATCAGTGTTTAGAGCCTGAAACATTTTGGTTAAACATAAGGAGTATTGTCCGGATCCCATAATTCCCATAGGCGGTCCTTCAACAACAATGTCTGCACCTACAGCAATGGCTATTTCAGCTCTAGTCTTTCTATGTAGGATATAAGGCAGGCCTCTGCCACTTCTTTCAAACAATCCAGGAACAACAGCTACAAACAGACCATCAGGAATTTTAGCCTTTGCAGTCTTCATGCAATGGAAATGGCCATTATGAAGAGGTGAATACTCTGTAAAATCTGCAATCAAAGGCCTTGAATTAGAGGATTTTGGATCTTCATCATCGAAAGACTTTGCTTCATAACTTTTTGAATTTTCAAAATCCTTGAAAAAGGTTTTTCTATCATTCTCTTGAATGTCTTTTATAAAATCAATTGAAGGCATAATATATAATATAATCATTAGAATTTATAA
This DNA window, taken from Methanobrevibacter sp., encodes the following:
- a CDS encoding peptidylprolyl isomerase; amino-acid sequence: MAIKEGDFVRLNFTGKIKETDEVFDTTSEDIAEEAGILVENKVYGPIPIIVGGNHLLKAIDDAIIGTEAGEAIHVSVTPENGFGQRNPNFIQLIPMKEFKKQGMTPVRGMKITADAGTGKIISVNGGRVKVDFNHELAGKNLEYDVSVVEVIEDDEEKIKSMIELHYSYPNMDLDKTEIKIDGDKLSIKLDEITRFDQKSYMDVTFARFRISKDIWDNMDYEKVEFVDEFEKKVEEPAEEEAEE
- a CDS encoding nucleotidyltransferase family protein, which translates into the protein MPSIDFIKDIQENDRKTFFKDFENSKSYEAKSFDDEDPKSSNSRPLIADFTEYSPLHNGHFHCMKTAKAKIPDGLFVAVVPGLFERSGRGLPYILHRKTRAEIAIAVGADIVVEGPPMGIMGSGQYSLCLTKMFQALNTDFIPRGYRPFDGYEKILERISLGHGVAPKPYRIVDMDTKEVIYNGKLEEDNYVIVSFSKSLKKIGFDFKDKFIFVPRIEGVSGTLIRKACSENNLDSVKSMLPSETIRILEREINEDRAPLHDLRVEENIIDSANNLSFEELLKLNFFNEKLANEFINRRQTRPFESISEIEDSIFYGFSTHFKNRVLSILETRINADMISEYIDTYPSTVRVLNYRNESVLEEFKEKVFENGNKYVKDIVID